GGAGTCGGCGCTGGACTTCTGCACCCTGAGCGCCCGGGAGTATCAGGTCAGCTTCCCGCTGATGGAGAAGGTGAGGGTCAACGGCGGCGGGGCCCATCCGCTGTTCGTGGAGCTCAGGAAGGCCGCCCCCGGGGTGCTGGGCACCACGGCGATCAAGTGGAACTTCACCAAGTTCCTGGTGGGCCGGGATGGCCGGGTAATCCGCCGCTTCGCACCGCGCGACGGCGAAGCGGTGCTGCGCGAGGCGCTGGAGCTGGCCCTCGACGAAGGGTAGGGGCTGGCGATCAGCTCGTTAAGGGGGGTGTCTCGCCCCTTTCCACCATTAGTCGTGCGATCAGCTCGTTCCAGCAGGGTGTGTGGAGAGCCGAGTCATCATGGGGGTGTCTCGCCCCTTTCCACCATCAGGCGTGCGATCAGCTCGTTCCAGCGATGCCGCGTCATCATGGTGGTCAGCCCCGAGAACAGCATCCAACTGGTGCGGCGCCATCCGGTGAGCCGGAGGTTGTGGGCCACCAGCTGCTTCATCAGCTTGTAGTCGTCGAAGCGGCGCCACTCGCCCACCATCGACATCTGCTGGCGCCCCAGCACCGGGGCGAGCTCCAGGCGGAAGATCCACTCCAGCTCCTTCAGCGTCAGATCGTGGCGCTCGATGACCTCGATCATGTGCGCATAGTCGCGCTCGCCGGGCTCGCGCTCCAGCCACAGCGGGGCCAGCGCCAGCCACAGCTCGCCGCGTTCATCGACCAGGGCCTGTGCATTCATCGGGATCCTCCTCGTGGCAATGCGCCCGGAGGTGCATCCTGCCCCAGGCGCGTGGCGGGCTCAAGGGCGGACAGCGCCCGGCGTGACCGCTAGAATAGGGCGATTGCCACTCCATGACAGCGGGACGGCGGCATGCCGGCCCGACAATGACCAACAGCGAGGTCTGACGTGATCATCAAGCCCAAGGTACGCGGTTTCATCTGCACCACCACCCACCCCGTCGGCTGCGAGAAGAACGTGCTCGAGCAGATCGAGGCGACCCGCGCTCGCGGCCTGGACAAGGCCCGCGGCCCGAAGAAGGTGCTGGTGATCGGGGCCTCCAGCGGCTACGGCCTGGCGGCCCGCATCACCGCCGCCTTCGGCTACGGTGCCGACACCCTGGGCGTGTTCTTCGAGAAGCCCGGCAGCGAGAAGAAGCCGGGCACCGCCGGCTGGTACAACAGCGCCGCCTTCGACAAGTTCGCCAAGGCCGAGGGGCTCTACAGCAAGTCGATCAACGGCGATGCCTTCTCCCACGAGGCCCGCGAGACCGCCATCGAGCTGATCAAGCAGGACCTGGGCCAGGTCGACCTGGTGGTCTACTCGCTGGCCTCGCCGGTACGCAAGCTGCCGGACTCCGGCGAGCTCAAGCGCTCCAGCCTCAAGCCGATCGGCGAGACCTACCGCGCCACCGCCATCGACACCAACAAGGACACCATCATCGAGGCCGAGGTGGAGCCCGCCACCGAGCAGGAGATCGAGGACACCAGGGCGGTGATGGGCGGCGAGGACTGGGAGCTGTGGATCGACGCCCTGGACCGTGCCGGCGTGCTGGCACCGGGCGCGCGCAGCGTCGCCTTCAGCTACATCGGCACCGAGATCACCTGGCCGATCTACTGGCATGGCGCCCTGGGCAAGGCCAAGGAGGACCTGGACCGCGCCGCCGGCGAGATCGACAAGCGCCTGGCGGCCTCCGGCGGCGGCGCCAACGTGGCGGTGCTCAAGTCGGTGGTGACCCAGGCCAGCGCCGCCATCCCGGTGATGCCGCTCTACATCGCCATGGTCTACAAGGTGATGAAGGAGAAGGGCCTGCACGAGGGCACCATCGAGCAGCTCAACCGCCTGTTCGGCGAGCGGCTGTATGGCGCCGACAGTGGCGAGATGGCCACCGACGACGCCCGCCGCCTGCGCCTGGACGACTGGGAGCTGCGCGACGACGTGCAGCAGGCGTGCAAGGACCTCTGGCCCCAGGTGACCACCGAGAACCTCTTCGCTATCACCGACTATGCTGGTTACAAGCACGAGTTCCTGAAGCTGTTCGGTTTCGAGCGCGATGACGTCGATTACGAGGCCGATGTGAACCCGGACGTGGAATTCGATGTCGTGACACTGTAAGGAGCGCGCGAGTCCGGTCAGGATGACGGGTTTGTGACGCGGTGGCTTATCGACCCTGGAGGATCTCATGGACACCAGAGAGAGCAAGACACCGGAAGAGGAACTCGAGCATCTCAAGGAGGTACTGGAACCCGAGGACTTCGACGACCCCGAGCCGGATGCCAAGCAGCCCGAGGCCAAGAAGCCGCCGCCCAGGACGATGCAGCGCCTGCTGCCCATCATCATCGTGGTGCTGGGCCTGCTGGTGGCGGCCATGCTGATCTACAGCGGCAGCGCCCAGTAGCCCCTCTTCGTCTCGACACTCCCTGCCGGCCGGGCCTTAGCGCCCGGCCTTCTGCTTGGGTAAGATGAGGGCCCCCTTTCCTGCCGGCCCCGCCCATGCACGAGCCCTCGCCACCCCCGCCTGCGTCGTCGCCCTCCCGGCGAGTCGGCGTGCTGGTGCTGCCCGGCTTCTCGCTGCTGGCCCAGGCCTGTGCCACCGAACCGCTGACGGTGGCCGGCCAGCTCGCCGGCGCGCCCCTCTATCGCCTCGTCACTCTGGGGGCGGCGGTGCAGCCGGTCGCCAGCGCCTCCGGCCAGCGGCTGCTGGCCGAGCTGAGTCTGGCTCAACCCGGCCTGTCTGAGCCTGGTCTGGCTCAACCCGGTCTGTCTGAGCCTGGTCTGGCTCAACCCGGTCTGTCTGAGCCTGGTCTGGCTCAACCCGGCCTGTCTGAGTCTGGTCATGCTGAGCCTGGTCTGGCCCCGGCCGCCGCCGACCTGGACATGCTGTTGGTGTGCGCTCCCGGTGCCCAGGCGGCCGACGAGGCCCTGCGGCGGCGGCTGGTCGAGCTGGCGATACCGGGACGGCTGATCGCGGGGATCGGCGGGGGGGCGGAGCTGCTGGCCCGCGCCGGGCTGCTGGACGGCTACCGGGCCACGGTGCCCTGGCAGCACCTCGAGGCGGTGCGTCGCGCCCATCCGCGCATCCGGCTCTCCCGGCAGCCGTTCGAGATCGACCGCGAGCGCCTGACCTGCGGCGGCGGCACCGCGGCCCTGGACATGATGATGACCCTCATCGGGCGCCAGCACGGCAGCCAGCTCGCCGAGCGGGTTTCGGCCCACTTCGTGCTGGAGCGGGTGCGCATGGGCGAGGAGCCGTCCGGCCCGCCCTCGGGCGGCGTCCCCGAGAGCCTGGCGGAGGCGCTGGCGCTGATGGAGGCCAACGTGGAGGAGCCGCTGACCACCGCCGAGCTGGCCGAGCACCTGGGGATCTCGCGGCGCCAGCTGGAGCGGCTGTTCAAGAAGCACCTGCAGGCGGTGCCCAGCCGCTACTACCTGGACCTGCGCCTGCAGCGGGCGCGGCGGCTGTTGCGCGAGAGCGAGCACCCGGCGGGGGAGGTGGCGATGCTGACCGGCTTCTCCTCGGCGGCGCATTTCTCCACCGCCTACCGCAACCACTTCGGCCTGACCCCGCGGGAGGAGCGGCTGGGCTGAGCGTCAGCGAGGCCGTGTCGGGCGTGCCAGCAGGGCCCGAAACAGCGTGCCCATCATCACCGGGGTGTCCTGCTCGATGGTGAAGCTGGCGCCTTCCAGCAGCGGCCGGGCCTGGCGGGTGATGTCGGTGGCGATGGCGCTGGTCAGGGCGTTGAGGGCGCGCCGGGCGGCGCTCGCGGGGCGGTCATCGGCCTGGAACTTGTCCATCACGCAGAGCTGGCCGTCGCCCCGGAGCACCCGGCGAGCCTCGGCCAGCCCCTGTGCCGGGTCTGGCATCACGGCCACGATCAGGTGCATCACCACCACATCGAAGTGCTCGCCGGGAAAGGCGAGCGCCTCGCCGTCCATCTCCGCGGCCTGGACGTCCATGCCCAGCGCCTCGGCGCGGCGTTCGATGCGCCGCACCATGGCTGGGCTGAGGTCGGTGGCGTGAATCTCCACATCCCGCGGCAGCCAGGGCAGATCGAGCCCGGTGCCGGCGCCCACCAGCAGCACCCGCATCCCCGGCTGCCAGGTCACCTGGTCGAGCGACCGGTGCCGCGCCCGGCGAAAGGCGCGTTCGGCCACGGCGTCATAGAGCGGCGCGTAGAGGCTGTAGCGCAGGCGGTTCCAGGCGGTGGTATTGAACATGGGCGGTTCCTTCGAGGCATCGACCTCAGCCTAGCCTTTTTCACAACTCCCTGTCCCATCGATGAAAGCATCCGGCAGGGCGACTCCCTATACTCGGTGGGGTATTCGCTACGACGTCACCTTTTTCGCCCAGCTTTCCGCAAAGCATTCCGCAAAGTACTTCGTAAAGGACAAGCGACATGACCCAGACCCCGACCCGCGCCGACTTCGACCGCTACATGGTGCCCAACTACGCCCCCCAGCAGGCGATCCCGGTACGCGGCGAGGGCAGCCGCCTGTGGGACCAGGCCGGGCGCGAGTACATCGATTTCGCCGGCGGCATCGCGGTCAACGGCCTGGGCCACTGCCATCCGGTGCTGGTGAAGGCCCTCACCGAGCAGGCCGGCAAGCTCTGGCATGTCTCCAACGTCTACACCAACGAGCCGGCCCTCAAGCTGGCCCGCAGCCTGGTGGAGCGCACCTTCGCCGACAAGGTGTTCCTCTGCTCCTCGGGCGCCGAGGCCAACGAGGCGGCCCTCAAGCTGGCCCGCCGCTGGGCCCATGACCACTTCGGCGAGCACAAGAACCGCATCGTCTCCTTCACCCAGTCGTTCCACGGCCGCACCTTCTTCACCGTCAGCGTGGGCGGCCAGCCCAAGTATGCCCAGGGCTTCGGCCCGGTGCCGGGGGGGATCGTCCACGGCGAGTACAACAACCTCGACAGCGTGCGCGACCTGATCGACGACGACACCTGCGCGGTGATGGTGGAGCCGATGCAGGGCGAGGGAGGCGTGCTGCCGGGCGATCCCGAGTTCCTGGCCGGCCTGCGGGCGCTGTGCGACGCCCACGATGCCCTGTTGATCTTCGACGAGGTGCAGACCGGCGTGGGCCGCAGCGGCACCCTCTACGCCTACCAGCAGCTCGGCGTGACCCCGGATATCCTGACCAGCGCCAAGTCGCTCGGCGGCGGCTTCCCGGTGGGCGCCATGCTCGCCAGCGACCGGGTGGCGTCGGCCTTCGCCTTCGGCACCCACGGCTCCACCTACGGCGGCAACCCGCTGGCCTCGGCGGTGGCCCTGGCGGCGGTGGAGTTCATCGACACCCCCGAGGTGCTGGAGGGCGTGAAGCGCCGCCATGCGCTGTTCCGCGAGCACCTCGAGGCGATCAACGACAGGCACGGGGTGTTCGGCGAGATCCGCGGCATGGGCCTGCTGATCGGCGCGGTGATGTCCGCCGACTACGAGGGGCGCGCCGCCGAGATCCTGCCGCTGGCGGTGGAGGAGGGGCTGATGGCCCTGGTCGCCGGGCCCAACGTGCTGCGCATGGCGCCCTCGCTGGTGATCCCCGAGGCGGACATCGCCGAGGGCATGGCGCGCCTGGAGCGCGCCATCGCACGGCTCGTGGCCGGTCAGTGAGCCGGCCTGCCGGCCCCCTGTCATCCGAGGGAGACCCCGTCATGCTGGTCGTTCGCCCCGTTGTGCCCGCCGACCTGCCCGCCCTGGAGCGGCTGGCCGGCATGGCCGTGCCGCAGCTGACCAACCTGCCGGCCCATCGCGATCGCCTGGAGGAGCGCATCGCCCGCTCCCGCCAGGCCTTCACCGCCGAGGTGGCCTTCCCCGGCGATGAGCACTACACCTTCGTGCTCGAGGACCGGGAGCGCGGCGAGGCGGTGGGCACCGCTACCATCCGCGCTCAGGCCGGCGCCCGGGACGCCTACTACACCTACCGGCAGGAGACCCTGATCCACGCCTCCCAGCAGCTCAACGTGCGCCGGGAGGTGCAGACCCTGGCGCTCTCCCACGAGGTCTCCGAGGCGAGCCTGCTCTGTGCCTACTCGCTGGAGCCCCGCTACCGGGGCACCAGCGCCGAGAGCCTGCTGCGCCGCGCGCGGCTGATGTTCATCGCCCAGTACCCCGAGCGCTTCGCCGGCCTGCTGGCCATGGCCTTCCCCGGCTTCCTGGACGGCGCCGGCGAGTCGCCGTTCTGGAACAGCGTGGGGCGCCACTTTTTCATGCGCGACTACCACGAGATCAACACCCTGGCCGGCATCCGCTCCAAGAGCTTCATCGCCGAGGTGATGCCGCAGTTCCCGCTCTACCTGCCGCTGCTCACCCCCCAGGCGCGGGCCGCCATCGGCCGCGAGCATCCCGACCACGAGGGGGCGCTGGCCGAGATGCTGGCCGAGGGCTTCCTGCGCTCGCGTCACGTGGACATCTTCGATGCCGGGCCGGTGATCAAGGCCGAGCGCGAGCGGCTGCAGACCTTCCGCCGCGCCGCCTGGCATCCGGTGCGCATCCGCCCGGCCCATGCCCTGCCGGATGCGGAGCCGGCCATGGTGGCCAACCAGCGTCTCGATGACTTCTGCTGCGTGGTGGCGCGCTATGCGCTGTCGCCCACCGGCCAGCTGATGCTCTCGCCGGAGCACGCCGAGCGCCTCGGCGTGGAGGAGGGGCGCGCGGTGCTGGCTGCGCCGCTCGCGCTGCCCGGCATGGGAGACGACGGCGTCGAGGAGCGCGACCCGGGCTACGACGAGGGAGAGCTGTGATGCGTATTCGACCGATCGCCGAGAGTGACCTGGACGAGCTGCAGGCGCTCTCCCGGGAGACCGGCGTGGGCTTCACCTCGCTGCCCGACAACCGCGAGTTCCTGGCCGCCAAGATCGCCGCCACGATCAGCGCCTTCGAGGAGCGTGTACCGCCGGACCAGCGCAACTACTTCTTCGTGCTGGAGGACGAGGCCACCGGCCACCTGGCCGGCTGCTGCGCCATCGAGGGCGAGGTGGGGCGCGAGGTGCCCTTCTACCACTACCGGGTGGGCACCCTGGCCCACTCCTCGGTGCAGCTCGACCTGCATCGCACCATCGACAGCCTCTTCCTGTGCTCCGACCACACCGGCGATGCCGAGGTGGCCTCGCTCTTCCTGCGCCCCGAGTACCGCGGCGGCGACCGCCGCCACCAGCGCAACGGCGCGCTGCTCTCCATGGTGCGCTGGCTGTTCATGGCGGAGTTCCGCGACCGCTTCCCCGCCAAGGTGCTGGCGGAGATGCGCGGGGTCTTCGACGAGCGGGGCAGGAGCCCCTTCTGGCACTGCCTGGGCAGCCACTTCTTCCCGCTGGACTTCGACGAGGCCGACCGGCTCACCGGGCTGGGCCAGAAGAGCTTCATCGGCGAGCTGATGCCCAAGTACCCGATCTATACCCCCTTCCTCTCCGAGGAGGCGCGGGCCTGCATCGGTCGGGTCGGGTCCGAGAGCAGACCCGCCCGGCCCTGGCCATGCTCAAGAAGGAGGGGCTGCGCTGGGAGGGCTACATCGACATCTTCGACGGTGGTCCCACCGTCGAGGCCTATATCGACGATGTGCGCGGTGTGCGCCTCTCCCGGCACTGTCGGGTCGAGATCGACCCGGCTCTGAGCGATGAGGGCGCGCGGCCGCGCTGGCTGGCCGCCACCACCGGGATGGCCGACTTCCGCGCCGCCTGGGTGGGGCGCGGCCCCGACGAGGCGGGCGTGCTCAGACTCTCGCCCGGCGAGGCGGCGCGGCTCGAGGTGGACGCCGGCGCCACCCTGCGGATTCTGGATAGCGAGGAGGAAGGCTGATGAAGGCGAGACGAGAGCTGCTGGTGGGCGGTATCTGGCAGGCCGGGGAGGGCCGGACCTTCACCAAGCACGACCCGGTCTCCCGGGAGCGACTCTGGGAGGGGCGTGCCGCCAGCCCGGCCCAGGTGGCGGCCGCCGTGGCGGCCGCCCGCACGGCCTTCCCCGGCTGGGCGCGCACGCCCTTCGCCGAGCGCCAGGCACTGGTGGAACGCTTCCGGGAGGTGCTGGAGCGCCATCGCGAGGACCTGGCCGCGGCCATCGCTCACGAGACCGGCAAGCCGCTGTGGGAGTCGCGCACCGAGGTGGGCGCCATGATCGGCAAGGTGGCGCTCTCCCTGCGCGCCTACCAGGAGCGCACCGGCGAGCGGGAGCGCGACCTGGGCGATGCCCGGGCGGTGCTGCGCCATCGTCCCCACGGGGTGATGGCGGTGTTCGGCCCCTACAACTTCCCCGGCCACCTGCCCAACGGCCATATGGTGCCGGCGCTGCTGGCCGGCAACTGCGTGGTCTTCAAGCCCAGCGAGCAGGCCCCGCTGACCGCCGACCTCACCCTCCAGTGCTGGCTGGAGGCGGGGCTGCCCGCCGGCGTGATCAACCTGGTGCAGGGTGCCGTGGAGACCGGGCAGGCGCTTGCCGCCGATCCGGGCATCGATGGCCTGCTGTTCACCGGCAGCGCCGGGGTAGGCGGCATGCTGCACCGTCAGTTCGCCGGCCAGCTGGACAAGATCCTCGCCCTGGAGCTGGGCGGCAACAACCCGCTGGTGGTGAAGGACGTGCCCGACCAGGATGCCGCGGTGCTCACCATCCTGCAGTCGGCCTACCTCTCCGGCGGCCAGCGCTGCACCTGTGCTCGGCGGCTGATCGTGCCCGAGGGGCCGGTGGGTGACCACCTGCTCGACGCGCTCAGCGACGCCGTCTCGCGGCTGCGGGTGGCCGGCCCGTTCAGCGAGCCCGCCCCCTTCTACGGGGGCCTCGTCAGCGTGGCGGCGGCCGATGGGCTGCTCGCGGCCCAGGCGTCGCTGGAGGAGCTCGGCGGCACGGTGCTGGCGCGCATGGAGCGCCTGGAGGAGGACACCAGCCTGCTCTCGCCGGGGCTGATCGACGTCACCGGCCTCGAGGTGCCCGATGAGGAGCATTTCGGCCCGCTGCTCAAGGTGCAGCGCTACCGCGACTGGGACGAGGCGATTGCCCTGGCCAACGCCACTCGCTACGGCCTGGCCGCCGGCCTGATCGGCGGCGAGCGCGCCGACTGGGACGACTTCCTGCTGCGCATCCGCGCCGGCATCGTCAACTGGAACCGCCAGACCACCGGCGCCTCCGGCGATGCCCCCTTCGGCGGGGTCGGGGATAGCGGCAACCATCGCCCCAGCGCCTTCTATGCGGCCGACTACTGCGCCTATCCGGTGGCCTCCGTGGAGAGCGAGGACCTGCACCTGCCCGATCAGCTGCCGCCGGGGGTGAGCCTGTGAGCGACCAGCAGAGACCGGATCGCGACTACCGCGAGGTCAACTTCGACGGCCTGGTGGGGCCGACCCACAACTACGCGGGCCTGGCGCTGGGCAATGTCGCCTCGATGAGCCACGGCGGCCTGGTGGCCAACCCCCGGGAGGCCGCCCTGCAGGGGCTGGCCAAGATGAAGGCGCTGATGGACGCCGGCTATCTCCAGGGGGTGCTGCCGCCCCAGCAGCGCCCCGACCTGGGCGCCTTGCGGGCGCTGGGCTTCACCGGCAGCGACGAGCGGGT
The Halomonas alkalicola DNA segment above includes these coding regions:
- a CDS encoding arginine N-succinyltransferase; this encodes MLVVRPVVPADLPALERLAGMAVPQLTNLPAHRDRLEERIARSRQAFTAEVAFPGDEHYTFVLEDRERGEAVGTATIRAQAGARDAYYTYRQETLIHASQQLNVRREVQTLALSHEVSEASLLCAYSLEPRYRGTSAESLLRRARLMFIAQYPERFAGLLAMAFPGFLDGAGESPFWNSVGRHFFMRDYHEINTLAGIRSKSFIAEVMPQFPLYLPLLTPQARAAIGREHPDHEGALAEMLAEGFLRSRHVDIFDAGPVIKAERERLQTFRRAAWHPVRIRPAHALPDAEPAMVANQRLDDFCCVVARYALSPTGQLMLSPEHAERLGVEEGRAVLAAPLALPGMGDDGVEERDPGYDEGEL
- a CDS encoding GlxA family transcriptional regulator, encoding MVLPGFSLLAQACATEPLTVAGQLAGAPLYRLVTLGAAVQPVASASGQRLLAELSLAQPGLSEPGLAQPGLSEPGLAQPGLSEPGLAQPGLSESGHAEPGLAPAAADLDMLLVCAPGAQAADEALRRRLVELAIPGRLIAGIGGGAELLARAGLLDGYRATVPWQHLEAVRRAHPRIRLSRQPFEIDRERLTCGGGTAALDMMMTLIGRQHGSQLAERVSAHFVLERVRMGEEPSGPPSGGVPESLAEALALMEANVEEPLTTAELAEHLGISRRQLERLFKKHLQAVPSRYYLDLRLQRARRLLRESEHPAGEVAMLTGFSSAAHFSTAYRNHFGLTPREERLG
- a CDS encoding DUF7079 family protein, coding for MNAQALVDERGELWLALAPLWLEREPGERDYAHMIEVIERHDLTLKELEWIFRLELAPVLGRQQMSMVGEWRRFDDYKLMKQLVAHNLRLTGWRRTSWMLFSGLTTMMTRHRWNELIARLMVERGETPP
- a CDS encoding aspartate aminotransferase family protein; its protein translation is MTQTPTRADFDRYMVPNYAPQQAIPVRGEGSRLWDQAGREYIDFAGGIAVNGLGHCHPVLVKALTEQAGKLWHVSNVYTNEPALKLARSLVERTFADKVFLCSSGAEANEAALKLARRWAHDHFGEHKNRIVSFTQSFHGRTFFTVSVGGQPKYAQGFGPVPGGIVHGEYNNLDSVRDLIDDDTCAVMVEPMQGEGGVLPGDPEFLAGLRALCDAHDALLIFDEVQTGVGRSGTLYAYQQLGVTPDILTSAKSLGGGFPVGAMLASDRVASAFAFGTHGSTYGGNPLASAVALAAVEFIDTPEVLEGVKRRHALFREHLEAINDRHGVFGEIRGMGLLIGAVMSADYEGRAAEILPLAVEEGLMALVAGPNVLRMAPSLVIPEADIAEGMARLERAIARLVAGQ
- a CDS encoding class I SAM-dependent methyltransferase, yielding MFNTTAWNRLRYSLYAPLYDAVAERAFRRARHRSLDQVTWQPGMRVLLVGAGTGLDLPWLPRDVEIHATDLSPAMVRRIERRAEALGMDVQAAEMDGEALAFPGEHFDVVVMHLIVAVMPDPAQGLAEARRVLRGDGQLCVMDKFQADDRPASAARRALNALTSAIATDITRQARPLLEGASFTIEQDTPVMMGTLFRALLARPTRPR
- the fabV gene encoding enoyl-ACP reductase FabV gives rise to the protein MIIKPKVRGFICTTTHPVGCEKNVLEQIEATRARGLDKARGPKKVLVIGASSGYGLAARITAAFGYGADTLGVFFEKPGSEKKPGTAGWYNSAAFDKFAKAEGLYSKSINGDAFSHEARETAIELIKQDLGQVDLVVYSLASPVRKLPDSGELKRSSLKPIGETYRATAIDTNKDTIIEAEVEPATEQEIEDTRAVMGGEDWELWIDALDRAGVLAPGARSVAFSYIGTEITWPIYWHGALGKAKEDLDRAAGEIDKRLAASGGGANVAVLKSVVTQASAAIPVMPLYIAMVYKVMKEKGLHEGTIEQLNRLFGERLYGADSGEMATDDARRLRLDDWELRDDVQQACKDLWPQVTTENLFAITDYAGYKHEFLKLFGFERDDVDYEADVNPDVEFDVVTL
- a CDS encoding glutathione peroxidase, which produces MSLHDHQCRTAQGEPFNFGALRGQVLLIVNVASRCGYTPQLRELERLYRRYRERGFTVIGFPCNQFGRQSPESALDFCTLSAREYQVSFPLMEKVRVNGGGAHPLFVELRKAAPGVLGTTAIKWNFTKFLVGRDGRVIRRFAPRDGEAVLREALELALDEG
- the astD gene encoding succinylglutamate-semialdehyde dehydrogenase, yielding MKARRELLVGGIWQAGEGRTFTKHDPVSRERLWEGRAASPAQVAAAVAAARTAFPGWARTPFAERQALVERFREVLERHREDLAAAIAHETGKPLWESRTEVGAMIGKVALSLRAYQERTGERERDLGDARAVLRHRPHGVMAVFGPYNFPGHLPNGHMVPALLAGNCVVFKPSEQAPLTADLTLQCWLEAGLPAGVINLVQGAVETGQALAADPGIDGLLFTGSAGVGGMLHRQFAGQLDKILALELGGNNPLVVKDVPDQDAAVLTILQSAYLSGGQRCTCARRLIVPEGPVGDHLLDALSDAVSRLRVAGPFSEPAPFYGGLVSVAAADGLLAAQASLEELGGTVLARMERLEEDTSLLSPGLIDVTGLEVPDEEHFGPLLKVQRYRDWDEAIALANATRYGLAAGLIGGERADWDDFLLRIRAGIVNWNRQTTGASGDAPFGGVGDSGNHRPSAFYAADYCAYPVASVESEDLHLPDQLPPGVSL